The Verrucomicrobiia bacterium nucleotide sequence GAAATCTACTCTCTGGTCACCAATCAGGAGTACAAACGAGCCCATGCCGGCGATATGGGGATTATCGCCGGCGCGCCGCTAGGGGGATTAGTCGAGAAAGACCCCACCGACCAGTATGGGCTCGCCCGCGAGTTGCTCCAGCCGCTGCGCCCCTGGTTGCGCGAAGTGAACTATCACGGCCCCATCCAGGTGACCGCCGTCCAGTCCAAAGGCAAATGGCACGTAATCGAATATAATATCCGCATTGGTGTGACCTCCGGCGCCATGCTCTTGCGGATGCTGGCCCATCCCGCGCAAACGTTGCTCGAAACCGCCCAAAACAAAGAGTTGAACCCCCAATTCATTCCCGGGCGCGAATTCGCGTGTTCCGTCACTCTGGCCGGCTATGGCTACCCTTACGTCCAAGTCCGGGGACCCTGTCTGCCTGTTGAAGTAAGTGAACCTTTGGATTGCGATATTTGGTGGAATGAGGTGGCGCCTGATAATAACGGGGGGTTGGTCGCCACCGGCCATCGTATCGGCGATGTCGTCGCCTATGGGGCTTCTTTGAAAGATGCCATCGGGCGCGCGTACCAAAACATCATCAAAATTCGCAGCCTCAGCAGCTATTACCGGCCGGATATTGGGCGCAGCCTTTGGCCGCCGGGCAGCACCTGACTGCGCAACAATCATGAGGATTTAAATGAGCGATGCAACAGACGCCATTGTTCAACAGGCCCCCGCAACCAGTATTGCCTTTGCCCCCCAGGACCCCCAAACAGCGACCACTCCGCTCCCGGCGCAATCGCTCGCACCATCCCCCGCCGCACGCCCCGCCTGGATTGAAATTGACCTCAGCCAGCTTCGGCGGAATTTCCAGGCGATTAACCGGCACAAAGCGGCTGAGGTCCGCGTGCTCGGAGTGGTAAAGGACGAGGCCTATGGCCACGGCGCCTTGCCGGTGGCAAGAATAGCAATGGAATGCGGAGTGGACTTCTTCGGGCTGAGCACGCTCGATGAAGCCATCATGCTGCGCCAGCACGGCATCCAAGCCCGGCTCCTCCTGCTGGGCGACCGCCATGAAGCCGAGCACCCCGATTGCATCCGGCATTCTTTGACCTGCTGCCTCAGTGAGCCCCGGGCAGTTGAGCACCTTGGCCGCCTGGCTGCCAACGCAGGCCGCCGGGTGCCCGTTCACATGAAGATCAACACAGGCATGAATCGCTACGGCGTGTGTTGGGAGCAAGCCGCGTCGCTCGCGGCGCTCATTTGCTCGATGCCTGCCCTGCGGTTGGAGGGTGTCTTGAGCCACTTTGCGCAGTCCGATGAGACCGACAAATCGTTCGCCAAACTGCAATTGGCCCGCTTCAATCTGGTCCTCGAAGAAATGGCGCAACGCGGCATCCCGGTCGAGCTGCGGCACCTGAGCAATAGCGGCGGGTTCCTTGATCTGCCGCAAGCGCACTTTGATATGGTGCGCGTGGGCATTCTACCGCTGGGTGTGTATCCATCAAGCGTTTGCCGCCGCCTTCCGGGTATCGAACCGGCGATGACCGTCAAGGCGCGCATCGCTGCCATTCAGGAATTGCAACCCGGTGATACCGTCGGCTATGGCATGCGCTATGCCGCCACCTCGCCGCGCCGGATTGCCGTCCTGCCCCTCGGTTATGGGGACGGTTTCCCACGCGTCCGCAATCAGGGTTGCGCGCTGGTCCATGGCCAAAGAGTGCCCATTGTCGGCGGTGTGGCCATGGACGCCCTCACGGTAGATATTACCGAGGCGCCCGAGGCTCAGTTGTGGGACGAAGCCGTGTTGATGGGCCGCCAGGGACAGGAAGAGATTTCGGTTCATGAACTGGCGAAATTGAAGAACTCGGTTTCTTATGATGTTCTGGCCGGCTGGCGAGCGCGGTTGCCTCGGATTTTCTTAAACCAAACTCCCCCCGCATGAAGCTCCTGTTTTCCGAAAGCAAAGAGGATTACAACCATTACATTTTCCCCTACGCCGTCTGGGCCTTTCCTGAGGCCGGAGAAACCCCCGCCGATTGTTTTCGGCACGGCTTCCTTCCTTCCTCGCGTAACCTCGAGCGCTTTTATCTCTGCCGTCAGGTCCGGGTTAATCTGCGAAAATTCCACCCATCCTCTGAAAACCGCCGTATTCTTCGAAAAGGCCAGGGGATTTCCTTCAACCTCATACCGCGCGCCCAATTTGATTACAGCCCCCGCCGCCGCGAGTTTTACAAAGGCTATGCCGACGAAAAGTTTGGCAAAAACGTCATGTCCTATGAGCGGTTGGATTCTCTGTTTGCGGGGAAAATCACCTCGCACCTCCTCCTGTTCACCGACACCGCCTCCGAAGCGGAGGTGGGAACGGCGACGCTCTACCTGGAACCGGATGTGCTGGGCTATTACTACTACGCCTTCTACGATTTGGCATACCAATCAAGGAATCTCGGTTTATTCATGATGACAACAGCCGTCGCGCTCCTGGCAGAACGCGGCTTCGATTTTCTGTACCTGGGCTCGTGCTATCTGCCCAATGCCCTATACAAAACCCAATTCACTGGAGCAGAATTCTTTAATGGAGTAAAATGGTCGGACAACCTCGATGAATTGAAATACCTCATCGCACGAGGGCAACAGCAACAAACTCAACATCTGCTGGAAGACGAGGACTACCGCCACACCTTTTACGGCGGCCAAATGGCCCCGGCCCTCTCGGCCAGCCCGTTTAGGATTCAAACGAGTTAGGGCTGGTCCTTAACGCCCGAGAATGCGCGAAGCGTCTTGGACTGCGGTAGCCCTCTACCGCTTTGGGATGTCCTCCCGTTCTGACCCTCCCCCCAATTAAACGCCACTGGAGGTAGAGTGACCGGAAGGCCTTCCCCTACACCTGCTGGGGCACGACAAACGGCGGGCGGTACTTCCGCGTGAGCATTGCGTCGGCTTGCGCATTGTCCACAAACCGTTCCTTTTCAGCGTCAAACTTCAGAGGCAGGCCCAGTTTCAGGTTGTCCTGGGCGCAATCAACGCCATTGGCCTCCAAATGGCCCGCCATCCGGTCGAATGCCTCGCTCAGGCTCTTATTGGATTGGAGCGCCTCGCGAATTTCCCCGGGTGCTTTTCGC carries:
- a CDS encoding phosphoribosylglycinamide synthetase C domain-containing protein, which codes for MKRKAASSSISVLVLGVGAFAHSTAQILKDDGASVATYLTRNYAHYPPSLAGPVFNRDQLPSPCPVLKERGVNLVVPMSIDWAQARWCQELLESNVPIFSPQREAMKIERDRDFARRLCQDFRIAYPKAYVARNRLEAEQVLEKHQLGLVIKNPLCSPTSPIHTIICETPADTRSWLGHIDYAEGVFLQEYLGRREAGHIALVSGGEIYSLVTNQEYKRAHAGDMGIIAGAPLGGLVEKDPTDQYGLARELLQPLRPWLREVNYHGPIQVTAVQSKGKWHVIEYNIRIGVTSGAMLLRMLAHPAQTLLETAQNKELNPQFIPGREFACSVTLAGYGYPYVQVRGPCLPVEVSEPLDCDIWWNEVAPDNNGGLVATGHRIGDVVAYGASLKDAIGRAYQNIIKIRSLSSYYRPDIGRSLWPPGST
- the alr gene encoding alanine racemase, yielding MSDATDAIVQQAPATSIAFAPQDPQTATTPLPAQSLAPSPAARPAWIEIDLSQLRRNFQAINRHKAAEVRVLGVVKDEAYGHGALPVARIAMECGVDFFGLSTLDEAIMLRQHGIQARLLLLGDRHEAEHPDCIRHSLTCCLSEPRAVEHLGRLAANAGRRVPVHMKINTGMNRYGVCWEQAASLAALICSMPALRLEGVLSHFAQSDETDKSFAKLQLARFNLVLEEMAQRGIPVELRHLSNSGGFLDLPQAHFDMVRVGILPLGVYPSSVCRRLPGIEPAMTVKARIAAIQELQPGDTVGYGMRYAATSPRRIAVLPLGYGDGFPRVRNQGCALVHGQRVPIVGGVAMDALTVDITEAPEAQLWDEAVLMGRQGQEEISVHELAKLKNSVSYDVLAGWRARLPRIFLNQTPPA